DNA sequence from the Cellulophaga sp. HaHaR_3_176 genome:
TTGATTATCTTCATTATATGTATACTCATACTGATCTAAAAATTCTTTATTATAGGAAAGTATTTTTTCTGTAATTTTTATTCCGCTATCTATACTATCTAAGGTATAAATATTAGCTATAGATGTATTTTTATCAAAAAGACCATCTCTATAGTTTTCTACTCGCTTCTGACTAATTTCTCCGTTAATAAATTTATAATATGTTACATCATAATCAGAGTCGCTATAACGTGTAATTAGCTTTGTTAATAAGCCATCTTTATTAAAATAAAATTCTTCTTTACCATAATCTGTTGTTACCAAACAGGTTTTAACATCGCCTATTAAATCAAAATCTGCCGTAGTAAAAATTTTGGCTTTTTGCGCGAAAGAAGAAAAACCTAAACACAAAAAAACTGGCAACATTATAATCCGCAACATTTTAAAATAGTAAAATTTTATCATAATACAAATTTAGTAGGATTTCTAGCAATTGAAAATAAAATCTTACAAATAAAAAAAGGGTATCCAAATTATGGATACCCTTTTTAATATAAAGTGTTTTTCAAAGTATACTAACTTCCATTAGCATAAGCGAATTGCTTATTTTACTTCTTCGAAATCTACGTCTTCAACGTTATCACCTTCTGCTGAATCTGCACCTGCAGCAGCATCTGGTCCTGGAGCAGCTCCACCTTGTGCATCAGCTTGCGCTTTGTACATTTCTTCAGAGGCAACTTTCCAAGCTTCGTTAATTTTATCTAAAGCTGGAGTAATTACAGCGATGTCTTTTAACTCGTATGCTGCTTTTAATTCAACTAAAGCTTCTTCTACTGGCTTTTTCTTATCATCAGATAATTTATCACCAAATTCAGCTAATTGCTTTTCTGTTTGGAAAATCATTCCATCAGCTTCGTTTAATTTATCAGCAGTTTCTTTTAATTTCTTATCAGATTCTGCATTAGCTTCAGCTTCAGCTTTCATTTTCTTGATTTCTTCTTCTGTTAAACCTGAAGAAGCTTCAATTCTAATGTCTTGCGTTTTGTTAGTAGCTTTATCTGTTGCTGATACTTTAATAATACCGTTAGCATCAATATCGAAAGTTACTTCAATTTGAGGAACTCCTCTTTGTGCTGGTGGAATACCATCTAAATGGAAACGTCCGATATTTTTGTTATCAGCTGCCATTGGTCTCTCTCCCTGTAATACATGGATTTCAACTGAAGGCTGATTATCTGCTGCTGTAGAGAATACTTGAGATTTCTTTGTAGGAATCGTAGTGTTCGCTTCAATCAACTTAGTCATTACACCACCCATAGTTTCAATACCTAAAGATAATGGAGTAACATCTAATAATAATACATCTTTAACATCACCAGTTAATACACCACCTTGTATTGCAGCACCTACCGCTACAACCTCATCAGGGTTAACACCTTTTGATGGTTTTTTACCGAAGAATTTCTCAACAGCTTCAACAACAGCAGGGATTCTTGTAGAACCACCAACTAAGATAATTTCATCAATATCACTCTTAGATAAACCTGCATTTTTTAATGCTGTAGCACATGGTTCGATAGTTCTTTTTACTAAATCATCAATCAATTGATTGAATTTAGCTAAAGTAAGTGTACGAACTAAATGCTTAGGTCCGCTAGCAGTTGCTGTTACGTATGGTAAGTTAATTTCTGTTGATGCAGAAGAAGATAATTCAATTTTAGCTTTTTCAGCAGCTTCACGTAAACGTTGTAAAGCCATTGCATCATCACGTAAATCAATACTTTCTTCACCTTTAAACTCATCAGCTAACCAATCAATAATTTTTTGATCAACGTCATCACCACCTAAGTGAGTATCACCGTCTGTTGCTAATACTTCAAATACTCCATCACCTAATTCAAGGATAGAAACATCATGCGTACCACCACCAAAATCAAAAACAACTATTTTTTGATCTGTATCTTTCTTATCCATACCGTAAGCTAACGATGCAGCTGTTGGTTCGTTAATGATACGCTCTACTGTTAAACCAGCAATTTCACCAGCTTCTT
Encoded proteins:
- the dnaK gene encoding molecular chaperone DnaK; amino-acid sequence: MSKIIGIDLGTTNSCVSVMEGNEAVVIPNAEGKRTTPSVIAFVEGGEIKVGDPAKRQAVTNPTKTIYSIKRFMGNKFSESSTEAKRVPYNVVKGDNDTPRVDIDGRLYSPQELSAMILQKMKKTAEDYLGQSVSRAVITVPAYFNDAQRQATKEAGEIAGLTVERIINEPTAASLAYGMDKKDTDQKIVVFDFGGGTHDVSILELGDGVFEVLATDGDTHLGGDDVDQKIIDWLADEFKGEESIDLRDDAMALQRLREAAEKAKIELSSSASTEINLPYVTATASGPKHLVRTLTLAKFNQLIDDLVKRTIEPCATALKNAGLSKSDIDEIILVGGSTRIPAVVEAVEKFFGKKPSKGVNPDEVVAVGAAIQGGVLTGDVKDVLLLDVTPLSLGIETMGGVMTKLIEANTTIPTKKSQVFSTAADNQPSVEIHVLQGERPMAADNKNIGRFHLDGIPPAQRGVPQIEVTFDIDANGIIKVSATDKATNKTQDIRIEASSGLTEEEIKKMKAEAEANAESDKKLKETADKLNEADGMIFQTEKQLAEFGDKLSDDKKKPVEEALVELKAAYELKDIAVITPALDKINEAWKVASEEMYKAQADAQGGAAPGPDAAAGADSAEGDNVEDVDFEEVK